The following proteins come from a genomic window of Alnus glutinosa chromosome 10, dhAlnGlut1.1, whole genome shotgun sequence:
- the LOC133879966 gene encoding nuclear transcription factor Y subunit A-1-like isoform X2, with protein MMPAKPGNEAERLEHGGQTVLQSTAYSQPWWRGMENNGSFGENASKSSSIEHLNGSVRNGAIQSKANGLPDDGAKFNKETRGTVASQSDVNIGQEHQHFNHVPSLTPKMGKHLDPNSQMELIGHSIVLTSYPYSDPQYGGMLASYGPQAMLPPQLFGMHHARMPLPLEMEEEPVYVNAKQYHGILRRRQSRAKAELEKKAIKVRKPYLHESRHQHAMRRARGCGGRFLNTKKLDNVANPTSEEGMNMGANPSTQRISSSGTECLPTNGNGNLKSSCNQQEGSWSVVHNVHEARNLSNGNGNGHGLSATYHSLFSDVKEGGCYLGQQRESMQAKGVTHGVRPIK; from the exons ATGATGCCGGCAAAGCCTGGAAATGAGGCTGAACGGTTAGAACATGGTGGGCAGACTGTGTTGCAGTCGACCGCTTACTCCCAACCCTGGTGGCGTGGCATGGAGAACAATGGGTCCTTTGGGGAAAATGCTTCGAAATCATCTTCAATTGAACACCTAAATGGTTCTGTTAGGAATGGAGCTATACAGTCGAAAGCAAATGGTCTGCCGGATGATGGAGCCAAATTTAACAAAGAAACTCGGGGAACTGTAGCATCACAATCTG ATGTGAATATTGGGCAAGAGCACCAACATTTTAACCATGTTCCATCCTTGACACCTAAAATGGGCAAACACCTTGATCCAAACTCCCAGATGGAACTTATTGGTCACTCAATT GTATTGACATCATATCCGTATTCAGATCCACAGTATGGAGGAATGTTGGCTTCTTATGGGCCCCAAGCTATG TTACCTCCCCAGTTATTTGGAATGCATCATGCTAGAATGCCTTTACCTCTTGAAATGGAAGAGGAACCTGTCTATGTAAACGCAAAACAATATCATGGTATTCTGAGGCGAAGACAGTCGCGTGCTAAGGCTGAGCTTGAGAAGAAAGCGATAAAAGTTCGAAAG CCATATCTCCACGAGTCTCGACACCAACATGCCATGAGAAGGGCAAGAGGTTGTGGGGGGCGCTTTCTTAATACAAAAAAGCTTGATAATGTTGCCAATCCCACTTCAGAAGAAGGCATGAACATGGGTGCTAACCCTTCAACCCAACGGATCAGTTCATCTGGTACTGAATGCTTGCCCACCAATGGCAATGGGAATCTGAAGTCCTCATGTAATCAGCAAGAAGGATCATGGTCCGTAGTTCACAACGTGCATGAAGCACGCAATTTGTCCAATGGTAACGGAAATGGCCATGGTCTGTCGGCGACTTACCATTCCCTGTTTAGTGATGTTAAGGAGGGGGGATGCTACTTGGGTCAGCAGAGGGAGAGTATGCAGGCAAAGGGGGTCACACACGGGGTGCGCCCCATTAAATGA
- the LOC133879966 gene encoding nuclear transcription factor Y subunit A-1-like isoform X1: MMPAKPGNEAERLEHGGQTVLQSTAYSQPWWRGMENNGSFGENASKSSSIEHLNGSVRNGAIQSKANGLPDDGAKFNKETRGTVASQSDVNIGQEHQHFNHVPSLTPKMGKHLDPNSQMELIGHSIVLTSYPYSDPQYGGMLASYGPQAMVCNLQSSLPPQLFGMHHARMPLPLEMEEEPVYVNAKQYHGILRRRQSRAKAELEKKAIKVRKPYLHESRHQHAMRRARGCGGRFLNTKKLDNVANPTSEEGMNMGANPSTQRISSSGTECLPTNGNGNLKSSCNQQEGSWSVVHNVHEARNLSNGNGNGHGLSATYHSLFSDVKEGGCYLGQQRESMQAKGVTHGVRPIK; this comes from the exons ATGATGCCGGCAAAGCCTGGAAATGAGGCTGAACGGTTAGAACATGGTGGGCAGACTGTGTTGCAGTCGACCGCTTACTCCCAACCCTGGTGGCGTGGCATGGAGAACAATGGGTCCTTTGGGGAAAATGCTTCGAAATCATCTTCAATTGAACACCTAAATGGTTCTGTTAGGAATGGAGCTATACAGTCGAAAGCAAATGGTCTGCCGGATGATGGAGCCAAATTTAACAAAGAAACTCGGGGAACTGTAGCATCACAATCTG ATGTGAATATTGGGCAAGAGCACCAACATTTTAACCATGTTCCATCCTTGACACCTAAAATGGGCAAACACCTTGATCCAAACTCCCAGATGGAACTTATTGGTCACTCAATT GTATTGACATCATATCCGTATTCAGATCCACAGTATGGAGGAATGTTGGCTTCTTATGGGCCCCAAGCTATGGTATGCAATCTGCAGTCCAGT TTACCTCCCCAGTTATTTGGAATGCATCATGCTAGAATGCCTTTACCTCTTGAAATGGAAGAGGAACCTGTCTATGTAAACGCAAAACAATATCATGGTATTCTGAGGCGAAGACAGTCGCGTGCTAAGGCTGAGCTTGAGAAGAAAGCGATAAAAGTTCGAAAG CCATATCTCCACGAGTCTCGACACCAACATGCCATGAGAAGGGCAAGAGGTTGTGGGGGGCGCTTTCTTAATACAAAAAAGCTTGATAATGTTGCCAATCCCACTTCAGAAGAAGGCATGAACATGGGTGCTAACCCTTCAACCCAACGGATCAGTTCATCTGGTACTGAATGCTTGCCCACCAATGGCAATGGGAATCTGAAGTCCTCATGTAATCAGCAAGAAGGATCATGGTCCGTAGTTCACAACGTGCATGAAGCACGCAATTTGTCCAATGGTAACGGAAATGGCCATGGTCTGTCGGCGACTTACCATTCCCTGTTTAGTGATGTTAAGGAGGGGGGATGCTACTTGGGTCAGCAGAGGGAGAGTATGCAGGCAAAGGGGGTCACACACGGGGTGCGCCCCATTAAATGA